The following coding sequences lie in one Pectobacterium sp. A5351 genomic window:
- a CDS encoding citrate synthase has protein sequence MADKKATLTLEGKEPIELNVLSGTLGHDEIDIRPLGSKGYFTFDPGFTSTASCESKITYIDGDEGVLLHRGFPIDQLAEKSNYLEVCYILLFGEVPTTEQYETFKTTVTRHTMIHEQITRLFHGFRRDSHPMAVLCGVTGALAAFYHDSLDINIERHREIAAYRLLSKMPTVAAMCYKYSLGQPFVYPKNNLSYAGNFLHMMFSTPCEEYVVNPVLERAMDRILILHADHEQNASTSTVRTAGSSGANPFACIAAGIASLWGPAHGGANEACLRMLEEISSVEHIPAFIERAKDKNDSFRLMGFGHRVYKNHDPRAKVMRETCHEVLKELGRKDDLLEVAMELEHIALNDPYFIEKKLYPNVDFYSGIILKAMGIPSSMFTVIFAMARTVGWIAHWNEMHDDGIKIARPRQLYTGYDKRDFASNLKHD, from the coding sequence ATGGCTGATAAAAAAGCAACACTTACTCTAGAAGGTAAAGAACCTATTGAGCTAAATGTCCTATCCGGCACACTAGGACATGATGAGATTGATATTCGTCCCCTCGGTTCTAAAGGTTACTTCACGTTTGACCCTGGCTTTACCTCTACGGCATCTTGCGAATCAAAGATTACCTATATCGACGGTGACGAAGGCGTCCTGCTGCACCGCGGCTTCCCCATTGACCAACTGGCTGAAAAATCCAACTATCTTGAAGTGTGTTACATCCTGCTGTTCGGTGAAGTCCCGACAACAGAACAGTATGAAACCTTCAAGACGACCGTGACGCGCCACACCATGATCCATGAACAGATTACCCGTCTGTTCCACGGTTTCCGCCGCGATTCACACCCAATGGCCGTATTGTGCGGCGTGACTGGCGCGCTGGCGGCGTTCTACCACGATTCACTGGACATCAACATTGAGCGCCACCGCGAAATCGCGGCCTACCGCCTGCTGTCCAAAATGCCGACCGTCGCGGCAATGTGCTACAAATATTCACTGGGCCAGCCGTTTGTTTATCCGAAAAACAACCTGTCCTACGCAGGTAACTTCCTGCACATGATGTTCTCTACGCCTTGTGAAGAATATGTTGTAAATCCGGTGCTGGAACGCGCCATGGACCGTATTCTGATCCTGCATGCCGATCACGAACAAAACGCCTCAACCTCTACCGTCCGTACCGCTGGCTCGTCTGGTGCGAACCCGTTTGCCTGTATCGCCGCGGGAATCGCCTCGCTGTGGGGACCGGCGCACGGTGGCGCGAACGAAGCCTGTCTGCGTATGCTGGAAGAAATCAGCAGCGTGGAACACATCCCTGCGTTTATCGAACGTGCAAAAGACAAAAACGACTCCTTCCGTCTAATGGGCTTTGGCCACCGCGTGTACAAGAACCACGACCCACGCGCCAAAGTCATGCGTGAAACCTGCCATGAAGTGCTGAAAGAGCTGGGCAGAAAAGACGACCTGTTGGAAGTGGCGATGGAGTTGGAGCATATCGCGCTGAACGACCCGTACTTCATTGAGAAGAAACTGTACCCGAACGTGGACTTCTACTCCGGTATCATCCTGAAAGCGATGGGCATTCCGTCTTCCATGTTCACCGTTATCTTCGCGATGGCGCGTACCGTGGGCTGGATTGCGCACTGGAACGAAATGCACGACGACGGCATCAAGATTGCCCGTCCACGTCAGCTGTACACCGGCTATGACAAACGTGACTTCGCATCCAATCTGAAACACGATTAA
- a CDS encoding bleomycin resistance protein has product MRKMNTLIPEMIVSDLQKSLAFYCHVLGFQIEYDRPEDKFAFLSFHGSQLMLEQDYLTESPWRVEPLEPPFGRGMNLSIECPDVQVLAAAIERAGYTLRRPVETCWYRDHEVYHGESNFLVQDPDGYLLRFTQSLGCKSSL; this is encoded by the coding sequence ATGCGCAAGATGAATACGTTAATTCCAGAAATGATTGTCTCTGACTTACAAAAGAGTCTGGCGTTTTATTGCCATGTTTTGGGATTTCAGATTGAGTACGACAGGCCTGAAGATAAGTTCGCATTCCTTTCATTTCATGGGAGCCAACTGATGCTGGAACAGGATTACTTAACCGAATCACCCTGGCGTGTGGAGCCTTTAGAACCGCCGTTTGGCCGCGGTATGAATTTATCGATTGAGTGCCCAGATGTTCAGGTGCTGGCGGCGGCGATTGAACGTGCGGGTTATACGCTACGCAGACCCGTGGAAACGTGCTGGTACCGCGATCATGAGGTGTACCACGGGGAAAGTAATTTTCTGGTACAGGATCCAGATGGCTATTTATTGCGATTCACGCAAAGTTTAGGTTGTAAGTCATCCCTTTAG
- the nei gene encoding endonuclease VIII has translation MPEGPEIRRAADKLVEAVVGKTLTRVWFAFPELKPYEAELVGQQIRQIETRGKALLTYFSNDRVLYSHNQLYGVWRVVNAGESPETKRDLRVRLETQDRAILLYSASDIEMLTPEALTAHPFLQRIGPDVLDLSLTLEQVYERLLLPRFRRRQFSGLLLDQAFLAGLGNYLRVEILWQAQLAPQHTAAQLNEDQLQTLSQALLEIPRLSYNTRGTVDENRHHGAIFSFKVFHREGECCERCGGVIERTMLSSRPFYWCPHCQK, from the coding sequence ATGCCGGAAGGACCGGAAATTCGCCGGGCGGCCGATAAGCTGGTTGAGGCCGTTGTGGGAAAAACGCTGACGCGTGTCTGGTTTGCGTTTCCTGAGTTGAAGCCGTACGAGGCGGAATTGGTTGGGCAGCAGATCAGGCAGATTGAAACGCGTGGAAAAGCGCTGCTGACCTATTTTAGCAACGATCGGGTGCTGTATAGCCACAATCAGCTGTATGGCGTGTGGCGCGTCGTGAATGCCGGCGAATCGCCGGAAACGAAGCGGGATTTGCGCGTCCGGCTGGAAACGCAGGATCGCGCCATTCTGCTTTACAGCGCGTCCGATATTGAAATGCTGACGCCGGAAGCGCTCACCGCGCATCCTTTCCTGCAACGTATTGGCCCTGATGTCTTGGATCTCTCACTGACGCTGGAACAGGTGTATGAGCGCCTGTTATTACCGCGCTTTCGCCGTCGTCAGTTCAGTGGACTGCTGTTGGATCAGGCATTTCTTGCGGGACTAGGGAATTACCTGCGCGTCGAGATTCTCTGGCAGGCACAGCTGGCGCCGCAACATACAGCAGCACAGTTGAATGAGGACCAGTTGCAGACGTTAAGTCAGGCGCTGCTGGAGATTCCCCGATTGTCCTACAACACGCGCGGCACCGTTGATGAAAATCGACATCATGGGGCGATTTTTTCGTTCAAGGTTTTCCATCGTGAAGGGGAATGCTGTGAGCGCTGCGGCGGAGTCATCGAAAGAACCATGCTGTCATCACGCCCGTTCTATTGGTGCCCGCACTGCCAGAAGTGA
- the pcp gene encoding pyroglutamyl-peptidase I produces the protein MKTVLITAFEPFEGEAINPSWEAVKVLHQREVGGARVVACRLSCVFDVSLEELYRAIAEWQPEVVIAVGQAGGRADISVERVAININDARIAHNRGNQPIDTPVVENGPAAYFSTLPIKALVQALRVAGIPASVSQTAGTFVCNHVMYGLLHHLHQQGDVVRGGFVHTPYSPEQAARHPGEPSMPTPLVTAALEVMIKQSLVQQVDVAVTGGALH, from the coding sequence ATGAAAACCGTTTTGATCACGGCGTTTGAACCTTTTGAGGGCGAAGCGATTAATCCCTCATGGGAAGCAGTAAAAGTGCTTCATCAGCGGGAAGTCGGCGGTGCACGTGTGGTCGCCTGTCGTTTATCGTGTGTTTTTGATGTGTCGCTGGAAGAACTTTACCGTGCTATCGCGGAATGGCAGCCGGAAGTGGTGATCGCGGTGGGGCAGGCAGGCGGGCGCGCTGATATTTCTGTCGAACGCGTGGCAATTAATATTAATGATGCCCGTATTGCCCATAACCGCGGTAACCAGCCGATTGACACGCCCGTGGTGGAAAACGGACCTGCGGCCTATTTTTCGACGTTACCGATAAAAGCACTGGTGCAGGCGTTACGTGTGGCGGGCATTCCTGCCTCGGTATCGCAAACTGCGGGGACGTTTGTCTGTAACCATGTGATGTACGGGCTTTTACATCACCTGCACCAACAGGGCGATGTGGTGCGCGGCGGGTTCGTTCACACCCCCTATTCGCCGGAACAGGCTGCGCGACATCCCGGTGAACCGAGCATGCCTACGCCGCTCGTGACGGCGGCGCTGGAAGTGATGATCAAGCAGTCGCTGGTGCAGCAGGTGGATGTGGCGGTGACGGGTGGCGCGCTGCATTAG
- the pxpA gene encoding 5-oxoprolinase subunit PxpA, protein MIIDLNADLGEGGENDEALLKLVTSANIACGFHAGDAQTMRQSVRWGMGYGVALGAHPSFPDRENFGRKAMNVPAEIVFAQMVYQLGALSAIVAAEGGTLSHVKPHGMLYNQAACEPALADAIAKAVKVVNPSLRLVGLAGSELIRAGQRLGLETRQEVFADRCYLPDGTLVPRTQAGALINSDELALAQTLEMIQRQRVRAIDGSWVNVQADTVCIHGDGQHALLFARKLRSCFSEHQITVAAA, encoded by the coding sequence ATGATTATTGATCTGAATGCCGATCTGGGCGAGGGGGGAGAGAACGACGAAGCGCTGCTGAAGCTGGTGACCTCTGCCAATATTGCCTGTGGATTTCATGCTGGCGACGCGCAAACCATGCGTCAGTCAGTGCGTTGGGGAATGGGCTATGGGGTTGCGCTTGGTGCGCATCCGAGTTTTCCCGATCGTGAAAATTTTGGCCGTAAGGCGATGAATGTGCCTGCGGAAATTGTCTTCGCACAGATGGTGTATCAGCTTGGTGCACTCAGCGCGATTGTCGCTGCCGAAGGGGGCACGCTGTCGCACGTAAAGCCCCACGGCATGCTTTACAATCAGGCCGCATGCGAACCGGCGCTGGCTGATGCGATAGCCAAGGCAGTGAAGGTCGTCAATCCCTCGCTGCGTCTGGTCGGGCTGGCGGGCAGTGAGCTAATCCGAGCCGGGCAACGGCTAGGGCTGGAGACGCGTCAGGAAGTGTTCGCCGATCGCTGTTATCTGCCTGACGGAACGCTGGTACCGCGCACTCAGGCGGGAGCGCTGATTAACAGCGATGAGCTGGCGCTGGCGCAGACGCTGGAAATGATTCAGCGCCAACGGGTCAGGGCAATCGACGGATCCTGGGTTAATGTGCAGGCGGATACCGTGTGTATTCACGGCGATGGACAACACGCACTGCTGTTTGCCCGCAAATTACGTAGCTGCTTTAGCGAGCACCAGATAACGGTTGCTGCGGCATAA
- the pxpC gene encoding 5-oxoprolinase subunit PxpC, with amino-acid sequence MLKVIHAGLHTSVQDGGRVGFRRLGISQSGVLDLPALKMANLLVGNAENAAALEITLGKFSATFTTACWVALTGADCHAELDGKPLWTGWRFAVKPGQTLKMRMPRNGMRSYLALSGGVDVPEALGSRSTDLKAGFGGFDGRLLMDGDELPLGTPARELTREAGIKQLLFSNRVRALPGPEYQEFSEEMQELFWRTSWQLSPQSNRMGYRLLGAELQRSALSGNKPRELPSHGLLPGVVQVPHNGHPIVLLADAQTTGGYPRIATVIEADLFHLAQIRLGEPIHFIRCTQAQAQKAGEEQRRYLEQLAWRLHDY; translated from the coding sequence ATGCTGAAAGTTATCCATGCCGGATTGCATACCTCGGTGCAGGACGGTGGCCGTGTCGGCTTTCGTCGTTTGGGAATCAGCCAGTCAGGGGTGCTCGATCTACCCGCCCTGAAAATGGCCAACCTGCTGGTGGGAAACGCGGAGAATGCCGCTGCGCTGGAAATTACACTGGGCAAGTTTAGCGCAACATTCACCACCGCCTGCTGGGTGGCGCTGACGGGGGCGGACTGTCATGCCGAGCTGGATGGAAAGCCGCTCTGGACAGGCTGGCGTTTCGCTGTGAAGCCAGGCCAAACGTTGAAAATGCGTATGCCACGTAACGGGATGCGCAGCTATCTGGCCTTGTCCGGCGGTGTGGATGTGCCGGAAGCGCTCGGTTCGCGTAGTACCGATTTGAAAGCCGGTTTTGGTGGTTTTGACGGGCGTTTGCTGATGGACGGCGATGAGCTTCCGCTGGGTACGCCGGCTCGTGAACTGACGCGGGAAGCCGGTATTAAGCAACTGTTGTTCAGCAACCGCGTGCGGGCATTGCCGGGGCCAGAGTATCAGGAATTCAGTGAAGAGATGCAGGAGCTGTTCTGGCGAACCTCCTGGCAGTTGAGCCCGCAAAGTAACCGCATGGGCTACCGTTTGCTCGGTGCTGAGCTACAGCGTTCTGCCTTGTCAGGCAACAAACCGCGCGAACTGCCATCGCATGGACTGCTACCGGGCGTCGTGCAGGTTCCGCACAATGGTCATCCTATCGTACTGCTGGCGGATGCGCAGACAACCGGTGGTTACCCGCGTATTGCGACGGTGATTGAAGCGGATTTATTCCATCTGGCGCAAATCCGACTCGGTGAACCGATACATTTTATTCGCTGCACGCAGGCACAGGCGCAAAAAGCGGGCGAAGAACAGCGACGTTACCTCGAACAACTGGCGTGGAGGCTGCATGATTATTGA
- the pxpB gene encoding 5-oxoprolinase subunit PxpB, with amino-acid sequence MQRARCYLLGERAVVLELEPPMSLESQQRIWGLAERLNHHEEVLEAIPGMNNLTVLLANPQQVALDAIERLQRWWEESESLVFDPRDIDIPVVYGGDAGPDLTEVAAHSGLTASQVVEAHAAAQYVVYFLGFQPGFAYLGGLHEKLHMPRRAEPRVRVPAGSVGIGGAQTGIYPLATPGGWQLIGRTSLTLFTPQTMPPTLLRPGDNVRFLPQKEGVC; translated from the coding sequence TTGCAACGAGCACGGTGTTATCTTCTGGGCGAGAGAGCTGTGGTTCTGGAACTGGAACCGCCCATGTCGTTGGAAAGTCAGCAGCGGATATGGGGACTTGCCGAGCGCCTGAACCACCATGAAGAGGTGCTGGAGGCGATTCCGGGCATGAACAATTTGACGGTGCTGCTGGCGAACCCGCAGCAGGTGGCGTTGGATGCGATTGAACGCTTGCAGCGCTGGTGGGAAGAGAGCGAATCGCTGGTGTTTGATCCACGTGATATCGACATTCCCGTCGTTTATGGCGGAGACGCGGGGCCCGACTTGACGGAAGTGGCCGCGCATAGTGGCCTGACTGCGAGCCAGGTCGTGGAAGCGCACGCGGCCGCACAGTACGTCGTCTACTTTTTAGGCTTTCAGCCGGGCTTTGCCTACCTCGGCGGATTACATGAGAAATTGCATATGCCGCGCCGCGCCGAACCACGTGTGCGCGTGCCAGCCGGATCGGTCGGGATTGGTGGTGCACAGACAGGGATCTATCCGCTGGCGACGCCGGGAGGCTGGCAGTTGATAGGCCGCACTTCACTGACGCTGTTTACGCCACAAACGATGCCACCAACGCTGCTACGCCCCGGCGATAACGTTCGGTTTCTGCCACAGAAGGAGGGCGTATGCTGA
- a CDS encoding type 2 GTP cyclohydrolase I: protein MRNVELERIINEKLSTAMFQDYAPNGLQVEGRAEVKCIVTGVTASQALLDAAVEKQADAILVHHGYFWKNEPQIVCGMKRNRLKTLLINDINLYGYHLPLDAHPELGNNAQLAALLEIQVQGAIEPLVPYGELAQPMTADAFCRRVEKRLGRSVLHCGDNAPQQIQRVAWCTGGGQGFIEQAARFGVDAFITGEVSEQTIHIAREMGLHFFAAGHHATERGGIKALGEWLAAQHGFDVTFIDIPNPA from the coding sequence ATGCGTAATGTGGAATTGGAAAGAATCATTAACGAGAAACTGAGCACGGCGATGTTTCAGGACTACGCACCGAACGGTTTACAGGTTGAGGGGCGTGCAGAAGTAAAATGTATTGTGACAGGCGTAACGGCTTCACAGGCGCTGCTGGATGCGGCGGTAGAAAAGCAGGCCGATGCCATTTTGGTGCACCACGGTTACTTCTGGAAAAACGAACCGCAGATTGTCTGCGGCATGAAGCGCAACCGGCTAAAAACGTTGCTGATCAATGATATCAATCTGTATGGCTATCACCTGCCGCTGGATGCACACCCTGAACTGGGGAATAACGCCCAACTGGCGGCGCTGCTGGAGATTCAGGTGCAGGGCGCGATCGAACCGCTGGTGCCGTATGGCGAACTGGCGCAGCCCATGACGGCAGACGCCTTTTGCCGCCGTGTAGAAAAACGGCTGGGGCGTAGCGTGCTGCATTGTGGGGATAATGCACCGCAACAGATACAGCGCGTGGCCTGGTGTACCGGCGGTGGGCAGGGCTTTATTGAACAGGCGGCCCGCTTCGGAGTCGATGCGTTTATTACCGGTGAAGTGTCTGAGCAAACCATCCACATCGCGCGCGAAATGGGGTTGCACTTTTTCGCTGCCGGACACCATGCCACCGAACGCGGTGGCATCAAAGCGTTGGGCGAATGGCTGGCGGCACAGCATGGTTTTGATGTGACATTTATTGATATTCCTAACCCCGCGTGA
- the phrB gene encoding deoxyribodipyrimidine photo-lyase, with protein sequence MTTHVVTHHAVTHVVWLRNDLRITDNLALYAACQDPNATVLAVFIATPAQWEKHSMAPRQAAFLLENLTSVQHALAEKGIPLHYHECADFTASVDWLVQFCAQQQATDLFYNYQYEINERLRDKQVKERLADSVVCHGYHDSLLLPPGSVLTGNGEMYKVFTPFRQAFIKRLLEAETTCVPAPDVRGEPLNNMAALAPFSYPQRDVDSDDFPCGERAALQQLRRFCREQVQDYDQQRDFPALPGTSKLSPYLALGIVSPRQCFNRLCAECPDMLERREGGAFTWFNELVWREFYRHLIVFWPQLCKHRPFTAWTQWVKWREAPEDLAAWQQGKTGYPIVDAAMRQLNETGWMHNRLRMICASFLVKDLLIDWREGERYFMSQLLDGDLAANNGGWQWAASTGTDAAPYFRIFNPTTQGERFDPEGRFIRHWLPELDAVPDKDIHQPHRWADKHHHQLNYPLPIVDHKTARQNTLAAFEAAKNIGMADNDREEKSKYA encoded by the coding sequence ATGACCACGCATGTCGTTACACATCATGCCGTTACCCATGTCGTCTGGCTGCGCAACGACCTGCGCATTACCGATAACCTGGCGCTGTACGCGGCCTGTCAGGATCCGAATGCTACCGTGCTGGCTGTCTTTATCGCGACGCCTGCACAGTGGGAAAAACACAGTATGGCACCGCGACAGGCGGCTTTTCTGCTGGAAAACCTGACGTCGGTGCAGCATGCGCTGGCCGAGAAAGGAATCCCGCTGCATTACCATGAATGTGCCGACTTTACGGCATCGGTTGACTGGCTGGTGCAATTTTGTGCGCAGCAGCAGGCCACCGACCTTTTCTACAATTATCAGTATGAAATTAACGAGCGGCTGCGTGATAAGCAGGTAAAGGAGCGGCTGGCAGATAGCGTGGTTTGTCACGGCTATCATGACAGCCTGTTGCTGCCACCGGGCAGCGTGCTGACGGGCAACGGCGAGATGTATAAAGTATTTACACCATTTCGTCAGGCCTTTATCAAACGGCTGTTGGAGGCGGAGACGACGTGCGTACCGGCTCCGGACGTGCGCGGTGAGCCGCTCAATAACATGGCGGCACTGGCACCGTTCAGCTATCCGCAGCGCGACGTGGATAGCGACGATTTCCCCTGCGGTGAACGTGCGGCGTTGCAGCAACTGCGCCGTTTTTGCCGCGAACAGGTACAGGATTACGACCAGCAGCGGGATTTCCCGGCGCTGCCCGGCACCAGCAAACTTTCTCCGTATCTGGCTCTTGGGATAGTCTCGCCGCGCCAATGTTTTAATCGTCTGTGCGCCGAGTGCCCGGATATGCTGGAACGACGTGAAGGCGGAGCGTTTACCTGGTTTAACGAGCTGGTCTGGCGCGAATTTTACCGTCATCTGATCGTGTTCTGGCCGCAGTTGTGTAAACACCGTCCGTTTACCGCGTGGACGCAGTGGGTGAAATGGCGAGAAGCACCGGAGGATTTAGCCGCCTGGCAGCAGGGTAAAACCGGCTACCCGATCGTAGATGCGGCGATGCGTCAACTGAATGAAACAGGGTGGATGCACAATCGCCTGCGTATGATCTGCGCCAGTTTTCTCGTCAAAGATTTGCTGATCGATTGGCGCGAAGGCGAACGCTACTTTATGTCGCAACTGCTGGATGGCGATCTGGCGGCGAATAACGGCGGCTGGCAGTGGGCAGCCTCGACAGGCACCGATGCGGCACCTTATTTTCGCATTTTTAATCCGACAACACAGGGCGAGCGCTTCGACCCTGAAGGTCGGTTTATTCGTCACTGGCTGCCTGAACTGGATGCCGTGCCGGATAAAGATATTCATCAGCCCCATCGATGGGCTGACAAACATCATCATCAGCTGAACTATCCGCTGCCCATCGTCGACCACAAAACCGCACGTCAGAACACGCTGGCGGCGTTTGAAGCGGCAAAAAATATCGGTATGGCGGATAACGATCGAGAAGAGAAAAGTAAGTATGCGTAA
- a CDS encoding YbgA family protein: protein MTLELIPVGISACLLGNPVRFDGGHKRLTFAVEQLVPYFRFEPVCPEMAIGLPVPRPALRLVREGESHITLRASNGSPLDVTQQIAAFSADKVSQLQHLCGYIVCAKSPSCGMERVKVYNEAQNDARKSGIGLFTQELMRQMPWLPVEEDGRLQDPSLRENFIERVYALHELNQLWQDGLSRGALIAFHSRYKLLLLAHSQPEYRELGPFVAGIDKWESLEDYIVEYRKRLMKLLSTPATRRNHTNVLMHVQGYFRRQLNSQQRQELAQLIDRYRQGLQPLLAPITLLKHYMAEYPDAYLAQQRYFEPYPEALRLRYGH from the coding sequence ATGACGCTCGAACTCATCCCTGTTGGTATCAGCGCCTGTCTGCTCGGTAATCCCGTGCGGTTTGATGGCGGGCACAAGCGTCTGACGTTTGCTGTTGAACAACTGGTGCCTTATTTTCGCTTTGAACCGGTCTGCCCGGAAATGGCGATTGGTTTACCCGTGCCGCGTCCGGCGCTCAGGCTGGTGAGAGAAGGGGAAAGCCATATCACGCTGCGTGCCAGCAATGGTTCGCCGCTGGATGTCACTCAGCAAATAGCGGCGTTTTCCGCTGACAAAGTCAGCCAGCTTCAGCACTTATGCGGTTATATCGTCTGCGCCAAATCGCCAAGCTGCGGGATGGAACGCGTGAAGGTTTACAATGAAGCGCAAAATGATGCGCGTAAAAGTGGTATCGGCCTGTTTACGCAGGAGCTGATGCGGCAAATGCCCTGGCTACCGGTTGAAGAAGACGGACGCCTACAGGATCCCAGCTTGCGGGAAAATTTCATTGAGCGCGTTTATGCGTTACACGAACTGAATCAGCTATGGCAAGACGGGCTGAGCCGTGGCGCGCTCATTGCCTTTCATAGTCGCTATAAATTACTGCTGCTGGCGCATTCCCAGCCGGAATACCGCGAACTGGGGCCATTTGTTGCGGGAATCGATAAATGGGAATCGTTGGAAGATTACATTGTTGAATACCGGAAACGTCTCATGAAGCTGTTGTCGACGCCCGCGACGCGGCGCAATCACACCAATGTGCTGATGCATGTGCAGGGCTATTTCCGGCGTCAGCTTAATTCTCAACAACGGCAGGAACTGGCGCAGCTCATCGATCGCTATCGGCAAGGTTTGCAGCCACTATTGGCACCTATCACGCTGTTGAAACATTACATGGCGGAATACCCTGATGCGTATCTGGCTCAGCAGCGTTACTTTGAGCCCTACCCAGAGGCATTGCGCCTGCGTTACGGACACTAG
- a CDS encoding YbfA family protein, translating into MSLYTTYPLHRILLRRAAVVAIGVLALPVMLFRRDRARFYSYLHRVWLKTSDKPVWMAQSEAAACDFY; encoded by the coding sequence ATGTCGCTTTATACTACTTATCCCTTGCACCGTATTCTCCTGCGTCGCGCTGCCGTGGTTGCCATCGGCGTGCTGGCGTTACCGGTGATGCTGTTCCGCCGCGACCGGGCGCGTTTTTACAGCTATTTACACCGCGTCTGGCTGAAAACCAGCGATAAACCAGTATGGATGGCGCAGTCCGAAGCGGCCGCCTGCGATTTCTATTAA
- the kdpF gene encoding K(+)-transporting ATPase subunit F produces MTLSIVLGGLLVLLLLAYLVYALLKAEEF; encoded by the coding sequence GTGACGCTTAGCATCGTCTTAGGCGGCCTACTCGTGCTGCTGTTACTGGCCTATCTGGTTTATGCCTTGTTGAAGGCGGAGGAATTCTGA